One part of the Dyadobacter sp. 676 genome encodes these proteins:
- a CDS encoding tetratricopeptide repeat-containing sensor histidine kinase, with protein MRCKQTRESDHYPQLKAWIDSLDRNSRKAGVPRTIARLDSFMATLGNRDIRDSIAYYKFMKVLSHRDSTMARSALQYTDSLLGLFASARVREANATDYSKALLLKGDDLLKQKEYYLAYRNYYKGKSFLTSLGETCECARYSSRIANISFKEENYYQAIEYWKQELKELSECREADNFQLEFIEKQGSMRNIGMAYLRLNQPDKALDYFNQANRFISSNAARFPKEQKFIRFSRIVILRNQAEAYALKGDTGTAEKLIKKCLKHDPDIDWSIEVEQESRQLLTQIYIGKRAYDKAQEQLNILRGLPGGATDAATASLYQTLQASILHGQGNYKAASKLLMANLETDRVRKLKKNSENKGHVGQLLQQIQREHETELAAEKDSREALVLKLSVLISVALGVIIYLIWRDARKNAMNLRAVTKLNSVITQSNIALQDTVNALEQAEVEKEDVLKIVAHDLRNPIAAMISGSDMLFWDHAPSAEQAMIIDAIQQSGQLAFGLIGQILQSNPERKKIVKNEEDLAEIVRSCIDMLSYKGREKKQTIYYDYEKAMVPVDREKIWRVFSNLLSNAVKFSPAESAIQVNLQKRTGSMLLTVRDSGIGIPDDLKGQIFLPSNGARRTGTAGEQSFGIGLSICKQIVEAHEGKIWFESVGGAGTTFFVELPAN; from the coding sequence ATGAGGTGCAAACAGACGCGGGAAAGCGACCATTACCCGCAGTTAAAGGCCTGGATAGACAGCCTCGACCGGAACTCGCGGAAAGCGGGCGTCCCACGGACGATCGCCAGGCTCGATTCGTTCATGGCTACGCTCGGCAACAGGGATATCCGCGACAGCATCGCCTACTATAAATTCATGAAGGTCTTGAGCCACCGCGATTCCACCATGGCGCGGAGCGCTCTCCAATATACCGACAGCCTCCTGGGGCTCTTCGCATCCGCGCGCGTCCGCGAGGCGAACGCCACCGATTATTCCAAAGCATTGCTTTTGAAAGGGGACGATCTGTTGAAGCAAAAGGAGTATTATCTGGCATACCGGAATTATTACAAGGGTAAATCGTTCTTGACATCCCTGGGCGAAACCTGTGAATGCGCGAGATACAGCAGCCGGATTGCCAACATTTCCTTCAAAGAAGAAAACTACTACCAGGCGATCGAATATTGGAAACAGGAATTGAAAGAACTGTCCGAATGCAGGGAGGCGGATAATTTTCAGTTGGAGTTCATCGAAAAGCAAGGCAGTATGCGGAATATAGGGATGGCCTACCTGCGCCTGAACCAGCCCGACAAGGCGCTTGATTATTTTAACCAGGCCAACCGGTTCATCAGCAGCAATGCGGCCCGGTTTCCCAAAGAGCAAAAATTCATCAGGTTTTCGCGGATCGTGATTTTGAGAAATCAGGCGGAAGCCTATGCATTGAAAGGGGATACCGGCACTGCGGAAAAACTCATCAAAAAATGCCTGAAACATGATCCCGACATCGATTGGTCTATCGAAGTGGAGCAGGAGTCTCGCCAGTTGTTGACCCAAATATACATCGGTAAGCGGGCGTACGATAAGGCGCAGGAGCAGCTGAATATCCTGAGGGGCCTACCCGGCGGCGCAACGGATGCGGCCACGGCCAGTTTGTACCAGACGCTCCAAGCTTCGATTTTACACGGACAGGGAAACTATAAAGCGGCCAGCAAGTTATTGATGGCCAACCTCGAAACGGACCGCGTCAGGAAACTAAAGAAAAACTCGGAAAACAAAGGTCACGTAGGCCAGCTTCTGCAGCAGATCCAGCGGGAACATGAAACAGAACTGGCTGCGGAGAAGGATTCCCGCGAAGCGCTGGTCCTGAAACTTTCCGTTCTTATTTCCGTTGCCCTGGGGGTAATTATTTACCTCATCTGGCGCGACGCGAGAAAGAATGCCATGAACCTACGTGCCGTAACAAAACTGAACAGCGTAATCACACAGAGCAATATCGCTCTTCAGGACACGGTCAATGCCTTGGAACAGGCGGAAGTTGAAAAGGAAGACGTGTTGAAGATCGTCGCGCACGATCTGAGGAACCCTATCGCCGCGATGATCTCAGGATCGGATATGCTGTTCTGGGACCACGCCCCCTCCGCGGAACAGGCGATGATTATCGACGCCATCCAGCAGTCGGGGCAACTTGCGTTTGGCTTGATCGGACAAATCCTGCAATCGAACCCCGAGCGGAAAAAGATCGTCAAAAACGAGGAGGACCTGGCCGAGATCGTACGGTCATGCATCGATATGCTGAGCTACAAGGGCCGGGAGAAGAAGCAGACGATCTATTACGATTATGAAAAAGCGATGGTGCCTGTCGACAGGGAAAAGATCTGGCGCGTATTTTCCAATTTGCTGAGTAATGCGGTTAAGTTCTCGCCCGCAGAAAGTGCCATTCAGGTGAACCTTCAAAAACGGACCGGTTCCATGCTGCTGACCGTCCGCGACAGCGGGATCGGTATTCCCGACGACCTTAAAGGGCAGATTTTCCTCCCATCGAACGGCGCCAGAAGAACGGGTACGGCCGGCGAGCAATCCTTCGGGATCGGCCTTTCGATTTGCAAGCAGATAGTCGAAGCACATGAGGGGAAAATCTGGTTTGAGTCGGTGGGCGGCGCCGGAACTACATTTTTTGTGGAATTGCCGGCTAATTAG
- a CDS encoding isoaspartyl peptidase/L-asparaginase: MYCIAIHGGAGSLDASALTPELEKLYHEGLNRALNAGYSVLRHCGSALDAVRNAVMALEDDPLFNAGKGAVFNFDGVHELDAAIMCGKTHEAGAVAAVRHVRNPVLLAHNVMNGSEYVLLSGEGALDYARRAGVALEEMSYFSTPGKYRQLLDAKMQRFARPSDTVGAVARDMHGNLAAASSTGGLTNKRFGRVGDSPVIGAGTYADNATCAVCCTGDGEYFIRLVSAYDVSAMLRYRGISLEEACRIAINEKLTALGGEGGMIAIDRTGKIEMTANCATMPRGWMQSDGRRGTAITFPEATIG, from the coding sequence ATGTATTGTATAGCTATTCACGGTGGCGCCGGGTCGCTGGATGCCTCCGCGCTGACGCCCGAGCTGGAAAAATTATATCATGAGGGGTTGAACAGGGCATTGAATGCAGGGTATTCGGTTTTGCGTCACTGCGGAAGCGCATTGGACGCCGTCCGGAATGCGGTGATGGCGCTGGAAGACGATCCGTTATTCAATGCGGGTAAGGGTGCCGTTTTTAACTTCGACGGCGTCCATGAACTGGATGCGGCGATCATGTGCGGAAAAACGCACGAAGCGGGTGCAGTGGCGGCCGTCCGGCACGTTCGCAATCCCGTTTTACTGGCACATAACGTCATGAATGGGTCGGAATATGTGCTCCTCTCGGGCGAGGGGGCGCTGGACTATGCCCGCCGGGCAGGCGTTGCCCTTGAAGAAATGTCCTACTTTTCGACTCCCGGAAAATACCGTCAGCTGCTGGATGCGAAAATGCAGCGTTTTGCCCGACCGTCGGATACCGTAGGCGCCGTTGCGCGCGATATGCACGGAAATCTGGCGGCCGCCAGTTCCACCGGCGGTTTGACGAACAAGCGATTCGGACGGGTAGGGGACAGCCCGGTGATCGGGGCCGGTACCTATGCCGACAATGCGACTTGTGCAGTTTGTTGCACCGGCGACGGCGAATACTTCATACGGCTTGTCAGCGCTTACGACGTTTCGGCCATGCTTCGTTACCGGGGCATTTCTCTGGAAGAAGCCTGCCGGATTGCAATCAACGAAAAACTGACCGCTCTCGGAGGCGAGGGCGGCATGATCGCCATCGACCGTACGGGAAAAATCGAAATGACCGCCAATTGTGCAACAATGCCCAGAGGCTGGATGCAGAGCGACGGCCGCCGCGGCACGGCTATTACTTTTCCTGAGGCGACTATCGGTTAG
- a CDS encoding alpha/beta hydrolase-fold protein, with protein MLKFLLFVIPVLLGPLALAQGDKEMPKGFDTARQGIPAGRIDTVSYVSKTVGTTRKTLVYTPPGYSKKNKYPVLYLLHGIGGDEKEWLKGGNPQLILDNLYADGKIVPMIVVMPNGRAMKDDRATGNIMAPDKVAAFATFERDLLDDLIPFVEKKYSVLADREHRAIAGLSMGGGQSLNFGLGNLDKFAWVGGFSSAPNTRKPTDLIPDPAAARQKLRLLWISCGDDDRLISFSKRTHDYLFTHSVPHVYYIEPGVHDFKVWKNGLYMFSQFLFKPVNVGALNKYTLLGTPAETNVRPAKYPQILPDNRVVFRIKAPGAQKVQIDLGKKYDMQKDTAGFWSVTTDSVGAGFHYYSLLIDGVALADPASETFYGMGRMASGIEIPFRDGDYYALREVPHGDIRVRKYLSGATGTWREMYVYTPPGYDQSTEALPVLYLLHGGGEDQRGWAAQGKTGLILDNLIADGKAKPMLVVMLDGNTGATGGIAGFNENVLKMFENELKNGTIPFVENNFRVKKDAQSRALAGLSMGGLQTLYAGLKNTGMFAYLGVFSSGWFANNPALSDPHYAFVKENTSIINRNLRQFRISMGGQEDIAYQNCRIMRSKYDELGIKYQYSEYPGGHTWPVWRHDLFEFSQVIFK; from the coding sequence ATGCTGAAATTTCTATTGTTTGTGATTCCCGTGTTGCTTGGCCCCTTGGCCCTGGCCCAGGGCGATAAGGAAATGCCGAAAGGCTTTGACACCGCGCGGCAAGGTATCCCTGCGGGCCGGATCGATACCGTCAGTTACGTTTCCAAAACCGTCGGGACGACGCGGAAAACGCTCGTCTACACGCCGCCCGGCTATTCTAAGAAGAACAAATATCCCGTATTGTACCTGCTGCACGGCATTGGCGGGGACGAAAAGGAATGGCTGAAAGGCGGTAACCCGCAGCTGATCCTGGACAATCTTTACGCCGACGGAAAAATCGTGCCGATGATCGTCGTGATGCCCAATGGCCGCGCAATGAAGGACGACCGCGCCACTGGCAACATCATGGCTCCCGACAAGGTAGCGGCATTCGCTACGTTCGAGCGGGACCTGCTCGACGACCTTATTCCCTTTGTCGAAAAAAAGTATTCCGTTCTCGCCGACCGGGAACACCGTGCGATCGCCGGACTGTCCATGGGCGGAGGACAGTCGCTCAATTTCGGGCTGGGTAACCTCGATAAATTTGCCTGGGTAGGAGGGTTTTCCTCCGCTCCCAACACCCGAAAGCCTACCGACCTTATTCCCGATCCGGCGGCTGCCCGGCAGAAACTCCGGCTGCTCTGGATTTCCTGCGGCGACGACGACCGCCTGATCTCATTCAGCAAACGCACGCACGACTATCTGTTTACGCATAGTGTACCCCATGTGTATTACATAGAGCCCGGCGTGCATGATTTCAAGGTTTGGAAAAACGGGTTGTATATGTTCTCCCAATTCCTGTTCAAACCCGTGAATGTGGGTGCATTAAACAAATACACCCTGCTAGGGACGCCCGCGGAAACCAACGTCCGTCCGGCAAAATACCCGCAAATTTTGCCCGATAACCGTGTGGTATTTCGCATCAAGGCTCCCGGCGCACAAAAGGTACAGATCGATCTGGGTAAAAAATATGATATGCAAAAGGATACAGCCGGCTTCTGGTCGGTTACCACCGATTCCGTGGGCGCCGGTTTCCATTACTATTCGCTCCTGATCGACGGCGTGGCGTTGGCGGACCCTGCCAGCGAAACTTTCTACGGCATGGGGCGGATGGCGAGCGGGATCGAGATTCCTTTCCGCGATGGCGACTATTATGCGCTCCGCGAGGTGCCGCACGGAGATATCCGCGTGAGAAAATACTTGTCCGGGGCAACGGGCACGTGGCGCGAGATGTACGTTTATACGCCACCGGGATACGACCAATCTACCGAAGCGCTGCCCGTGCTTTACCTGCTGCACGGAGGCGGGGAGGATCAGCGCGGCTGGGCGGCCCAGGGAAAGACGGGCCTCATCCTCGACAACCTCATCGCCGACGGTAAGGCAAAACCTATGCTGGTGGTAATGCTCGATGGCAATACGGGGGCAACGGGCGGTATCGCGGGTTTCAATGAAAATGTGCTGAAAATGTTCGAAAACGAATTGAAAAACGGTACGATTCCATTTGTCGAAAATAATTTCAGGGTCAAAAAAGATGCACAAAGCCGGGCGCTGGCGGGGCTGTCCATGGGTGGCCTGCAGACGCTCTACGCGGGGCTTAAAAACACCGGAATGTTTGCCTATCTGGGCGTGTTCAGTTCGGGCTGGTTTGCCAATAATCCGGCCCTCTCCGATCCGCATTACGCATTCGTGAAAGAAAACACGTCGATTATCAACCGGAACCTGAGACAATTCCGCATTTCGATGGGCGGGCAGGAGGATATCGCCTACCAAAATTGCAGGATCATGCGTTCGAAATACGACGAACTGGGTATTAAATACCAGTATAGCGAATATCCCGGAGGCCACACCTGGCCCGTATGGCGGCACGATTTGTTCGAGTTTTCACAGGTGATATTCAAGTGA
- the cphA gene encoding cyanophycin synthetase — translation MEIVEIRCLRGPNVWSTRKYKLVVATLDLEAYEELPTNQIDGFYERLKMAMPSLHSHHCSEGHEGGFFERVKDGTWMGHVVEHIALELQTLAGMDCGFGRTRGTGQYGVYQVVFQYQCERAGILAAERAVAMVVALAEGQRFNVQHTVNELRTIFYQDKFGPSTDSIVSAARARNIPVIQLNDDSLVQLGYGSRQQRIEATLTQRTSYMAVELAGNKFACKKALSSAGIPVPEGAEVASEEALLAAVEELGFPLVVKPLDSNHGKGVTTNIKDTHAALEAYNWAMLFSGKVVVERYVQGADYRLLVIGHRLKAAARRIPASVFGDGVSTIRELIHQTNLDPRRGEGHQNLLTSIAIDTALDTHLGSLGLTLDSVVPSDQQVIVSDAANLSKGGTSEDVTDALHPEIARMAEHISRIVGLDICGVDIMATDVTQPLEHSGTTVIEVNASPGFRMHLSPLAGKPRNVGADVVDMLFPAGANARIPVIAITGTNGKTTTTRLTAHLMGQQGDCVGYTTTDGVYIDGRLIEQGDCTGPESAHKILTNPTVDVAVLETARGGILRSGLGFDQCDVGVITNIASDHLGMNGIQTLEDMRRVKSVVAHAVRPGGYAVLNAENEQCVAVAGELDCNVAYFSINPSNEHVLAHTCEGCLACVYQDGYITIIDANETIRVEPIANIPAAFGGKCRFMIENILAAVLAAYCQGARLSNIKKGLVTFQISDQSTPGRLNHFHFSNFEMVVDYAHNPHGLHALGQYLETVESSGKLGIITGVGDRRDEDIRELGKVAATYFDEIIIRVDDDLRGRDEQEMVGLVRQGILSVKPFCRIRVIGNELKAVRFAIKHSRPGQLIVLLSDKFRDSIALIKKFRQLEGRSRRAKPMLAVTAD, via the coding sequence ATGGAAATAGTTGAGATACGTTGCCTGCGGGGACCAAACGTCTGGTCGACCCGTAAGTACAAGTTAGTGGTCGCGACGCTGGACCTGGAAGCCTATGAAGAGCTTCCTACCAACCAAATCGACGGATTTTATGAGCGCCTGAAAATGGCCATGCCGAGTTTGCATAGCCATCACTGCTCGGAAGGCCATGAGGGTGGCTTCTTCGAGCGCGTCAAAGACGGGACCTGGATGGGCCATGTGGTGGAACACATCGCCCTCGAGTTGCAGACACTGGCCGGTATGGACTGCGGCTTCGGCCGTACACGCGGAACAGGCCAGTACGGCGTATACCAGGTCGTATTCCAATACCAATGCGAGCGGGCCGGTATTCTGGCTGCGGAAAGGGCGGTAGCTATGGTCGTTGCGCTCGCCGAAGGGCAACGTTTCAATGTGCAGCACACGGTCAACGAGCTGCGGACGATATTTTACCAGGACAAATTCGGCCCCAGCACCGACTCGATCGTCAGCGCCGCCCGCGCAAGAAATATTCCTGTTATCCAGCTCAACGACGACAGCCTGGTGCAGCTGGGCTACGGCAGCAGGCAGCAGCGCATCGAAGCCACGCTGACCCAGCGCACCAGTTATATGGCCGTAGAGCTGGCAGGAAACAAGTTTGCCTGCAAAAAGGCCCTGTCGTCGGCGGGAATACCAGTGCCGGAAGGTGCTGAGGTAGCCAGCGAAGAGGCGCTCCTCGCCGCCGTTGAAGAACTCGGATTTCCATTGGTTGTGAAGCCGCTGGACAGCAATCATGGAAAAGGCGTTACTACCAACATCAAAGATACCCACGCGGCGCTCGAAGCTTACAACTGGGCTATGCTCTTCTCCGGCAAAGTTGTAGTAGAAAGATACGTACAGGGGGCCGACTACCGGCTGCTGGTAATCGGTCACCGGCTGAAAGCGGCTGCGAGACGTATACCCGCCTCCGTATTCGGCGACGGTGTGTCCACGATCCGCGAGCTCATTCACCAGACCAACCTGGACCCCAGGCGCGGGGAAGGGCACCAGAACCTGCTCACCAGTATTGCCATCGACACCGCCCTGGATACGCATCTCGGGAGTTTGGGACTGACGCTGGATTCGGTAGTGCCATCGGATCAGCAGGTGATCGTCAGCGATGCAGCCAACCTGAGCAAAGGCGGAACATCCGAGGATGTAACCGATGCGCTTCACCCGGAAATTGCCCGGATGGCCGAACATATATCCAGGATCGTCGGGCTCGACATATGCGGCGTGGACATCATGGCAACGGACGTTACGCAACCCCTGGAACACTCCGGAACGACGGTGATCGAGGTCAATGCGAGCCCCGGTTTCAGGATGCATCTCAGTCCGCTGGCCGGCAAGCCGCGTAATGTCGGGGCCGACGTCGTGGACATGCTGTTTCCGGCGGGCGCCAATGCCCGGATCCCAGTGATCGCCATCACAGGAACGAACGGCAAAACGACCACGACCCGGCTTACGGCGCACCTCATGGGCCAGCAGGGGGATTGTGTAGGCTACACTACTACCGACGGCGTTTATATCGACGGGCGGCTGATAGAACAGGGCGATTGCACAGGCCCGGAAAGCGCGCATAAGATTCTGACCAACCCGACAGTCGATGTGGCTGTACTGGAAACTGCCCGCGGCGGGATATTGCGTTCCGGTCTGGGCTTCGATCAATGCGACGTGGGGGTAATTACCAACATCGCCTCCGACCATCTGGGAATGAATGGCATACAAACGCTGGAAGACATGAGGCGCGTGAAAAGTGTGGTTGCGCACGCGGTAAGGCCCGGCGGTTATGCCGTGCTGAATGCGGAGAACGAACAATGCGTAGCTGTGGCCGGCGAACTGGATTGCAACGTCGCATATTTTAGTATCAATCCTTCCAACGAGCACGTGCTTGCGCACACCTGCGAGGGATGCCTGGCATGTGTGTATCAGGACGGCTATATCACTATCATCGATGCCAACGAAACCATTCGGGTCGAGCCGATTGCGAACATTCCGGCGGCATTCGGGGGAAAATGCCGATTTATGATCGAGAATATCCTTGCCGCCGTACTGGCGGCTTATTGCCAGGGTGCGCGGCTTTCGAATATCAAAAAAGGCCTGGTTACCTTTCAAATCTCCGACCAATCCACGCCGGGCCGACTCAACCACTTTCATTTCAGCAATTTTGAAATGGTCGTCGATTATGCCCACAACCCGCACGGGCTGCATGCGTTGGGGCAATACCTGGAAACCGTAGAGTCGTCGGGCAAGCTAGGCATTATCACCGGCGTCGGCGACCGCCGCGACGAGGACATCCGCGAGCTCGGCAAAGTGGCAGCTACCTATTTCGATGAAATCATCATCCGTGTCGACGACGATCTCCGCGGCCGCGACGAACAGGAAATGGTGGGACTGGTGCGCCAGGGAATTCTGTCGGTCAAACCGTTTTGCAGGATCCGGGTAATCGGCAACGAGCTCAAAGCCGTCCGTTTCGCGATCAAACATTCCCGCCCGGGACAGCTCATCGTGCTCCTGAGCGACAAGTTCAGGGATTCGATCGCGCTGATTAAAAAGTTCAGGCAACTGGAAGGCCGGTCGCGCCGGGCCAAACCAATGCTGGCTGTTACTGCTGATTAA
- a CDS encoding endo-1,4-beta-xylanase, protein MLAAGQVFAQKTLKEAYKDYFPIGVAVAPRNLTGPEVELIVRQFNSVTPENAMKMGPIHPEPGRYAWEAADAIVDFARRNGMKVRGHTLCWHNQTPRWFFTDSTGKRVTRDVLLARLKQHISDVAGRYRGKVYAWDVVNEAVPDTGTSIYRNSGFYEIIGEDYIEKAFEYAHAADPDALLFYNDYNTENHSKRERIFQLLKKLKAKNVPVHGVGLQGHWSVYEPSRDDLEKSIRQFAGLGLAVQITELDVSVYPKEHERRDGAAASKQSVSQETLARQADHYKMLFDVLRKNKDVVTGVTFWNVSDKSSWLDNFPVRGRKDYPLLFDENYAPKPAFHSVVDF, encoded by the coding sequence ATGCTCGCGGCCGGCCAGGTTTTCGCGCAGAAGACATTAAAAGAGGCTTACAAAGACTATTTCCCGATAGGCGTCGCCGTGGCCCCGCGGAACCTGACCGGGCCCGAAGTGGAACTGATCGTCCGGCAGTTTAACAGCGTTACCCCCGAAAACGCGATGAAAATGGGACCGATTCATCCCGAGCCCGGACGGTATGCCTGGGAGGCTGCCGACGCGATCGTCGACTTTGCCCGAAGGAACGGTATGAAAGTCCGTGGCCACACGCTCTGCTGGCATAACCAGACGCCCCGGTGGTTTTTCACCGACTCCACCGGCAAGCGGGTAACGCGCGACGTGCTCCTGGCACGTCTAAAGCAACATATCAGCGACGTAGCGGGCCGTTACCGGGGGAAAGTTTACGCCTGGGATGTGGTGAACGAAGCGGTACCGGATACGGGTACGAGCATTTACAGAAATTCCGGGTTTTACGAGATAATAGGGGAAGATTATATCGAAAAGGCATTCGAATATGCCCACGCCGCCGATCCCGACGCCCTGCTTTTTTACAACGACTATAATACCGAAAACCACTCGAAACGCGAACGGATATTCCAACTTCTGAAAAAACTCAAAGCGAAGAATGTCCCCGTCCACGGCGTGGGCCTGCAAGGGCACTGGTCTGTTTACGAACCTTCCCGGGACGATCTCGAAAAATCCATCCGGCAATTTGCGGGCCTGGGACTGGCAGTACAAATTACCGAGCTCGATGTTTCGGTTTATCCCAAGGAGCACGAGCGACGCGACGGAGCGGCTGCCTCAAAGCAAAGCGTGTCACAGGAAACGCTCGCCAGGCAGGCCGATCATTACAAAATGCTTTTCGATGTATTGCGAAAAAACAAGGACGTCGTCACGGGGGTTACATTCTGGAATGTTTCCGACAAATCCAGCTGGCTGGACAATTTCCCCGTACGGGGCCGGAAAGATTACCCGCTTCTGTTTGACGAAAATTACGCGCCCAAACCGGCTTTTCATTCTGTGGTCGATTTTTGA
- a CDS encoding manganese catalase family protein, whose translation MFHHVKELQFNARVSRPDPKFARLLLEQFGGSNGELKAAMQYFVQAFSCRYPYPDKYDLLMDIATEEFSHLEIVGATIQMLLSGVNGELKDNADESEIMKLLDGKAAKEDFIHEAIVNPQFGVLSGGGPTLTDSNGTPWTAAYVNANGDLTVDMRSNIAAESRAKIVYEYLMKFTDDPAVKETLRFLMTREIAHYQMFEAALATIQPNFPPGVLQGDPRYSNLYYNMSNGSQVRGPWNEGSSTQLGETWQYIEDPVQQVRDSNGLTELSPTGTFRTEEEVTRLNETLGKQRSEEIASATREIDMQWSTYTKNGGTIVDEM comes from the coding sequence ATGTTCCATCACGTAAAAGAACTTCAGTTCAATGCGAGAGTCTCACGGCCCGACCCCAAATTCGCCCGCCTGCTGCTCGAACAGTTCGGCGGCAGTAACGGCGAACTTAAAGCCGCTATGCAATATTTTGTGCAGGCATTCAGCTGCCGGTATCCCTATCCCGACAAGTACGACCTCCTGATGGACATCGCCACCGAGGAGTTCAGCCACCTTGAAATCGTAGGTGCTACCATACAAATGCTGCTCAGCGGCGTCAACGGCGAACTGAAAGACAATGCCGACGAATCGGAAATCATGAAGTTGCTCGACGGCAAAGCGGCGAAAGAGGATTTCATCCATGAAGCGATCGTCAATCCGCAGTTCGGCGTACTCTCGGGCGGAGGCCCCACCCTCACCGATAGTAACGGCACGCCTTGGACGGCCGCCTATGTAAACGCCAACGGCGATCTGACCGTCGACATGAGATCGAATATCGCGGCCGAGTCGAGGGCAAAAATCGTTTATGAATATCTGATGAAGTTTACGGACGACCCGGCTGTGAAGGAAACGCTGCGTTTTCTGATGACGAGGGAAATCGCCCATTACCAGATGTTCGAGGCGGCGCTGGCCACCATACAGCCAAATTTTCCGCCGGGCGTATTGCAGGGCGACCCGAGGTACAGCAACCTGTATTACAATATGTCGAACGGTTCGCAGGTGCGTGGCCCGTGGAACGAAGGCAGCAGCACGCAACTCGGCGAAACCTGGCAATACATCGAAGACCCCGTCCAGCAGGTACGCGACTCCAACGGCCTAACCGAACTGTCCCCTACCGGTACTTTCCGTACCGAAGAGGAAGTAACAAGGCTTAACGAAACGCTCGGCAAGCAACGGAGTGAAGAGATCGCGAGCGCGACCCGGGAGATCGACATGCAATGGAGCACCTACACCAAAAACGGAGGTACCATTGTCGATGAAATGTGA
- a CDS encoding cyanophycinase, translating to MAKNDKKPKGKLIAIGGKEARSPDEGMLAGSSENAASNGGSILNHVLAEMNGRESRIEILTTASEQPSEMAEMYIKAFEKLGCTDVGILDLDGRNVDSKQALERLYAADGLFITGGDQARLMEKLRGSEFLKTIEQRYQNDNFTIAGTSAGAMALSGVMISEGESTESLLKGIVELSKGFGLLPDAVIDTHFMSRGRFSRLTEAILMHEGYTALGICENTALVVGEGGLLRVIGAGVVMVLEAGHVKTTNFREAKKGQAIYVENIQIHILAQGAMYSLSEKKFLPPKA from the coding sequence ATGGCAAAAAACGATAAAAAACCAAAAGGAAAGCTGATCGCCATTGGTGGCAAAGAAGCCAGGAGTCCGGACGAAGGCATGCTGGCAGGGAGCAGTGAAAATGCGGCCTCCAATGGTGGCAGCATACTCAACCATGTGCTGGCCGAAATGAACGGACGGGAGTCGAGGATCGAGATTTTAACGACCGCCTCGGAACAGCCTTCGGAAATGGCGGAAATGTATATTAAAGCATTTGAAAAACTGGGGTGCACGGATGTTGGTATTCTGGACCTCGACGGCCGGAATGTCGACAGCAAACAGGCACTGGAAAGACTGTATGCTGCCGACGGCCTGTTCATCACCGGCGGCGATCAGGCACGGCTGATGGAAAAGCTTCGCGGCAGCGAATTTCTGAAAACCATCGAACAGCGTTACCAAAACGACAATTTTACCATTGCAGGTACCAGCGCGGGTGCAATGGCGCTCTCCGGCGTTATGATCAGCGAAGGCGAAAGCACCGAATCGCTCTTGAAAGGCATTGTGGAGCTATCGAAAGGATTCGGCCTTCTGCCCGATGCGGTTATCGACACGCATTTCATGAGCCGGGGAAGATTTTCCCGCCTTACGGAGGCCATTCTCATGCACGAAGGGTACACCGCCCTGGGCATTTGCGAAAATACGGCGCTGGTCGTCGGCGAGGGCGGCTTGCTGCGCGTCATCGGCGCGGGAGTGGTGATGGTGCTCGAAGCAGGCCATGTCAAAACCACGAACTTCCGCGAGGCGAAGAAAGGGCAGGCGATTTATGTCGAGAATATACAAATCCATATTCTGGCACAAGGGGCTATGTATTCGCTTTCTGAAAAGAAATTCCTGCCCCCGAAAGCATGA